The Papaver somniferum cultivar HN1 unplaced genomic scaffold, ASM357369v1 unplaced-scaffold_33, whole genome shotgun sequence genome includes a window with the following:
- the LOC113341998 gene encoding fatty-acid-binding protein 1-like: MAPTLEEVTTKTGMVEIDPKKGLATKATPENILPTEEAAMVEKTMAEPKKSSSTNGDQAVVKDTATGNAPKIDAVQEENNEVSKDQNPTAEGSEAKSSGDVVVKEEMKTKEENVPAQTEPKTGVSFPVRLDDGKQLDAVGMRKKTILGLGIKIYGFGMYADNDKLKEILRSKIGTKAPSKPSKEMYQLVIDSDVGMMVRLVIVFGSLTMNMVKKNFDEGLGGSIKKLNGGKKNDELTNKVMGAASDDIKLSAGSVIEITRLPGFILETKVKDEVVSKVESELLCRAYVHMYLGDDPFDKEAKERFGMSLLSMF; the protein is encoded by the exons ATGGCACCCACTCTTGAGGAAGTGACCACAAAGACTGGAATGGTCGAGATTGACCCAAAGAAAGGGTTGGCAACTAAGGCTACACCAGAGAACATATTGCCAACAGAGGAGGCAGCAATGGTGGAGAAGACTATGGCTGAACCAAAAAAGAGCAGCAGTACCAATGGTGACCAGGCAGTGGTGAAAGATACTGCTACAGGAAATGCACCAAAAATTGATGCTGTTCAGGAAGAAAACAATGAGGTTTCCAAAGATCAGAATCCAACTGCTGAAGGGTCTGAAGCTAAGAGCAGTGGTGATGTTGTGGTCAAGGAAGAAATGAAGACGAAAGAAGAGAACGTACCTGCCCAAACTGAACCAAAGACGGGTGTTTCTTTCCCTGTTAGGCTGGATGATGGTAAACAGTTGGATGCAGTTGGTATGAGGAAGAAGACCATTCTTGGCCTTGGCATCAAAATCTATGGCTTTG GGATGTACGCTGACAATGATAAACTTAAGGAGATTCTCAGGTCGAAGATAGGAACTAAGGCTCCATCAAAACCATCAAAGGAGATGTACCAGTTGGTAATAGACAGTGATGTGGGGATGATGGTGAGACTAGTCATAGTCTTTGGTAGCCTCACTATGAACATGGTGAAAAAGAATTTCGATGAAGGTCTTGGAGGATCCATTAAGAAACTCAACGGTGGTAAAAAGAACGATGAGCTCACAAACAA GGTCATGGGTGCCGCATCAGATGACATCAAGCTATCAGCCGGTTCAGTAATTGAAATCACTAGGCTTCCAGGATTCATTCTTGAAACAAAGG TGAAGGATGAAGTGGTGAGCAAGGTAGAGAGCGAGCTGCTATGCAGGGCATATGTCCATATGTACTTGGGAGATGATCCCTTCGACAAGGAAGCAAAAGAAAGATTTGGAATGTCTTTGCTATCTATGTTCTGA
- the LOC113341992 gene encoding fatty-acid-binding protein 1-like isoform X1 codes for MEPETANSTNHQASTGTENEHNTSSHNIVNQTANDNPGEALSNTDEWEVGVAAAKIVNNQVIDKEENIVEFLIEPHTGVSFLVKLDDGKELAAVGLRKKSFLGIGIKIYGFGIYAETEKLKELLRSKINEVYLAAAKPTAEMYQMVIDSDVGMAVRLVLVFPGITMSMVRKNFDEGLGASIKKLNGGEENNELTNMVMGEASNEIKLPAGSVIEITRLPGYILQTKVKDEVVSKVESELLCRAYFNMYLGDDVFDMDARERFGRIFPREKYV; via the exons ATGGAACCGGAGACTGCAAACTCGACTAACCATCAGGCATCGACGGGCACGGAGAATGAACACAATACCAGTAGTCATAATATTGTTAATCAGACAGCAAATGACAACCCCGGAGAGGCTTTATCAAACACCGATGAATGGGAGGTTGGTGTTGCTGCAGCGAAAATTGTCAATAATCAGGTTATAGATAAGgaagagaatattgttgaatttcTTATCGAACCCCATACTGGTGTTTCCTTCCTTGTAAAACTTGATGATGGAAAGGAGTTGGCTGCAGTAGGTTTGAGGAAGAAGTCTTTCCTAGGAATCGGTATTAAGATATATGGATTCG GGATATATGCAGAAACTGAGAAACTTAAGGAGCTTCTAAGATCTAAGATAAATGAAGTTTACCTTGCTGCTGCGAAACCAACAGCAGAGATGTATCAGATGGTAATAGACAGTGATGTAGGGATGGCTGTGAGACTAGTTCTCGTCTTTCCTGGCATCACTATGAGCATGGTTAGAAAGAATTTCGATGAAGGGCTAGGAGCATCCATAAAAAAACTCAATGGTGGTGAAGAGAATAATGAACTTACTAACAT GGTTATGGGTGAAGCTTCAAATGAGATCAAACTACCAGCTGGTTCTGTAATAGAAATAACAAGACTTCCGGGATACATTCTCCAAACAAAGG TGAAGGATGAAGTGGTGAGCAAGGTAGAGAGTGAATTGCTCTGCAGGGCCTACTTCAACATGTATTTGGGAGATGATGTGTTCGACATGGATGCAAGGGAAAGGTTCGGGCGTATCTTTCCTAGGGAAAAATATGTATGA
- the LOC113341992 gene encoding fatty-acid-binding protein 1-like isoform X3: MEPETANSTNHQASTGTENEHNTSSHNIVNQTANDNPGEALSNTDEWEVGVAAAKIVNNQVIDKEENIVEFLIEPHTGVSFLVKLDDGKELAAVGLRKKSFLGIGIKIYGFGIYAETEKLKELLRSKINEVYLAAAKPTAEMYQMVIDSDVGMAVRLVLVFPGITMSMVRKNFDEGLGASIKKLNGGEENNELTNMVMGEASNEIKLPAGSVIEITRLPGYILQTKG; this comes from the exons ATGGAACCGGAGACTGCAAACTCGACTAACCATCAGGCATCGACGGGCACGGAGAATGAACACAATACCAGTAGTCATAATATTGTTAATCAGACAGCAAATGACAACCCCGGAGAGGCTTTATCAAACACCGATGAATGGGAGGTTGGTGTTGCTGCAGCGAAAATTGTCAATAATCAGGTTATAGATAAGgaagagaatattgttgaatttcTTATCGAACCCCATACTGGTGTTTCCTTCCTTGTAAAACTTGATGATGGAAAGGAGTTGGCTGCAGTAGGTTTGAGGAAGAAGTCTTTCCTAGGAATCGGTATTAAGATATATGGATTCG GGATATATGCAGAAACTGAGAAACTTAAGGAGCTTCTAAGATCTAAGATAAATGAAGTTTACCTTGCTGCTGCGAAACCAACAGCAGAGATGTATCAGATGGTAATAGACAGTGATGTAGGGATGGCTGTGAGACTAGTTCTCGTCTTTCCTGGCATCACTATGAGCATGGTTAGAAAGAATTTCGATGAAGGGCTAGGAGCATCCATAAAAAAACTCAATGGTGGTGAAGAGAATAATGAACTTACTAACAT GGTTATGGGTGAAGCTTCAAATGAGATCAAACTACCAGCTGGTTCTGTAATAGAAATAACAAGACTTCCGGGATACATTCTCCAAACAAAGG GATGA
- the LOC113341992 gene encoding fatty-acid-binding protein 1-like isoform X2, with amino-acid sequence MEPETANSTNHQASTGTENEHNTSSHNIVNQTANDNPGEALSNTDEWEVGVAAAKIVNNQVIDKEENIVEFLIEPHTGVSFLVKLDDGKELAAVGLRKKSFLGIGIYAETEKLKELLRSKINEVYLAAAKPTAEMYQMVIDSDVGMAVRLVLVFPGITMSMVRKNFDEGLGASIKKLNGGEENNELTNMVMGEASNEIKLPAGSVIEITRLPGYILQTKVKDEVVSKVESELLCRAYFNMYLGDDVFDMDARERFGRIFPREKYV; translated from the exons ATGGAACCGGAGACTGCAAACTCGACTAACCATCAGGCATCGACGGGCACGGAGAATGAACACAATACCAGTAGTCATAATATTGTTAATCAGACAGCAAATGACAACCCCGGAGAGGCTTTATCAAACACCGATGAATGGGAGGTTGGTGTTGCTGCAGCGAAAATTGTCAATAATCAGGTTATAGATAAGgaagagaatattgttgaatttcTTATCGAACCCCATACTGGTGTTTCCTTCCTTGTAAAACTTGATGATGGAAAGGAGTTGGCTGCAGTAGGTTTGAGGAAGAAGTCTTTCCTAGGAATCG GGATATATGCAGAAACTGAGAAACTTAAGGAGCTTCTAAGATCTAAGATAAATGAAGTTTACCTTGCTGCTGCGAAACCAACAGCAGAGATGTATCAGATGGTAATAGACAGTGATGTAGGGATGGCTGTGAGACTAGTTCTCGTCTTTCCTGGCATCACTATGAGCATGGTTAGAAAGAATTTCGATGAAGGGCTAGGAGCATCCATAAAAAAACTCAATGGTGGTGAAGAGAATAATGAACTTACTAACAT GGTTATGGGTGAAGCTTCAAATGAGATCAAACTACCAGCTGGTTCTGTAATAGAAATAACAAGACTTCCGGGATACATTCTCCAAACAAAGG TGAAGGATGAAGTGGTGAGCAAGGTAGAGAGTGAATTGCTCTGCAGGGCCTACTTCAACATGTATTTGGGAGATGATGTGTTCGACATGGATGCAAGGGAAAGGTTCGGGCGTATCTTTCCTAGGGAAAAATATGTATGA